A window from Mytilus galloprovincialis chromosome 8, xbMytGall1.hap1.1, whole genome shotgun sequence encodes these proteins:
- the LOC143085081 gene encoding collagen alpha-1(XII) chain-like, with translation MTMHMIHVYALVSILPLALCVIKDVVYIVDRSGSIQERHFDEAVEFIYNVTEFLTIDEQNLKVSVMTFSSDNRLDIAFDSYTNKTELLQKINNLKGTITNGNTQTGMAINYTQSTILTTGKGARSGAEVAVIVMTDGQSSGYPKPETEADNLRADGADVFSLGIGSALSASNAELKGIASDPDSYYLLYVSSFVYLCNLVPDLVPKLESNIAATLLSDCPEDPVVAEMDYTSTHQELSTAEATRHPEQQTTDAVTEMVQNTSLVLAPVDPNFGSSAVIWDQSIAAFITTTALLFLKNILN, from the exons ATGACCATGCATATGATACATGTGTATGCTTTGGTTTCTATTCTGCCACTAGCACTTTGTGTCATAAAAG ATGTTGTTTACATTGTTGACAGATCAGGAAGTATACAAGAACGGCACTTTGACGAAGCAGTAGAATTCATATACAACGTCACAGAGTTCCTAACCATTGATGAGCAAAATCTTAAAGTATCTGTAATGACGTTCTCCTCTGATAACAGACTTGACATTGCTTTCGACTCATACACAAATAAAACCGAACTTCTACAAAAAATCAACAACTTGAAAGGAACTATAACAAATGGGAATACACAGACAGGAATGGCTATCAATTATACCCAATCCACAATTCTAACAACAGGCAAGGGTGCTCGGTCCGGAGCTGAAGTTGCAGTTATCGTCATGACTGACGGACAGTCTTCCGGATATCCTAAACCTGAAACCGAAGCTGATAATCTACGAGCAGATGGCGCTGATGTGTTTTCCTTGGGAATAGGTTCTGCTCTCTCTGCAAGTAATGCTGAACTGAAGGGGATAGCAAGTGATCCTGATTCGTACTATCTGTTGTACGTTTCAAGCTTTGTATATCTGTGCAATCTAGTTCCTGACCTAGTACCAAAGTTAG aAAGCAATATTGCTGCCACCTTACTTTCCGACTGCCCGGAAGATCCTGTAGTTGCTGAGATGGACTACACCTCGACACATCAAGAGTTGTCTACAGCAGAAGCAACAAGGCATCCAGAGCAACAAACAACAGACGCAGTAACTGAAATGGTCCAAAACACAAGTCTTGTGTTAGCTCCAGTGGATCCCAACTTTGGTTCTTCTGCTGTTATTTGGG ATCAAAGTATCGCCGCCTTCATAACAACAACAGCTCTTCTTTTTCTGAAGAATATACTTAATTAG